In a genomic window of Nomascus leucogenys isolate Asia chromosome 4, Asia_NLE_v1, whole genome shotgun sequence:
- the SLC25A52 gene encoding LOW QUALITY PROTEIN: solute carrier family 25 member 52 (The sequence of the model RefSeq protein was modified relative to this genomic sequence to represent the inferred CDS: inserted 4 bases in 2 codons): protein MIDSEAHEKRPPILTSSKQXISPHITNVGEMKHYLCGCCAAFNNVTITYPIQKVLFRQQLCGIKTWDAVLQLRRDGFRNLYRGILPPLMQKTTTLALMFGLYEDLSCLLHKHVGAPEFATRGVAAVLAGTTEAIFTPLERVQTLLQDHKHHDKFTNTYQAFKALKCHGIGEYYRGLVPILFWNGLSNVLCFGLRGPIKEHLPTPTTHSAHLVNDFIGGGLLGAMLGFLCFPINVVKTRIXSQIGGEFQSFPKVFQKIWLERNRKLINLFRGAHLNYHRSLVSWGIINATYEFLLKVR from the exons ATGATAGATTCAGAAGCTCATGAAAAGAGGCCACCAATACTTACATCTTCAAAACA TATATCACCTCATATTACAAATGTTGGTGAAATGAAGCATTACTTGTGTGGCTGCTGTGCAGCCTTCAACAACGTCACAATCACATATCCCATTCAGAAGGTCCTCTTTCGACAACAGCTGTGTGGCATCAAAACCTGGGATGCAGTACTTCAGTTGAGAAGGGATGGATTTCGAAATTTGTATCgtggaatccttcccccattgatGCAGAAGACAACTACACTTGCACTTATGTTTGGTCTGTATGAGGATTTATCCTGCCTTCTCCACAAGCATGTCGGTGCTCCAGAGTTTGCAACCCGTGGCGTGGCGGCAGTGCTTGCAGGGACAACAGAAGCAATTTTCACTCCACTAGAAAGAGTTCAGACATTGCTTCAAGACCACAAGCATCATGACAAATTTACCAACACTTATCAGGCTTTCAAGGCACTGAAATGTCATGGAATTGGAGAGTATTATCGAGGCTTGGTGCCCATTCTTTTCTGGAATGGACTCAGCAATGTCTTGTGTTTCGGCCTTCGAGGTCCCATTAAAGAGCATCTGCCTACCCCAACGACTCACAGTGCTCATTTGGTCAATGATTTTATCGGTGGAGGTCTATTGGGTGCCATGTTGGGATTCTTGTGTTTTCCAATTAATGTTGTAAAAACTCGCAT GTCTCAGATTGGTGGGGAATTTCAGTCTTTCCCCAAGGTTTTTCAAAAAATCTGGCTGGAACGGAACAGAAAACTGATAAATCTTTTCAGAGGTGCCCATCTGAATTACCATCGGTCCCTTGTCTCTTGGGGCATAATCAATGCAACTTATGAGTTCTTGTTAAAGGTTAGATGA